In the genome of Cryptococcus tetragattii IND107 chromosome 4 map unlocalized Ctg15, whole genome shotgun sequence, the window CGTCGTCATTGATATTCTTCCTGGGTGAAGGAGGCCCTTGACGCGAGGGGACACGCGGCTCAGGCATAGTCAAAGTCGCTGGGACGGGGGGCGGAGGCATAGGGTTGTGCTTTGAAGAGTTGCCTTGAGGGGCAGCGGTGTCTAACATTCCTGGAAGGGCAACTCCACCAAACGGAACTTTGGGAGCTTCCGGTTCAGGTGCGATTGAAGCAGTGACTGGCTCGTCCTTTAGTGTAGTCCTAGTCAAACCATCCGAGATACCATTGACACCCGACGTGGCTCGGGCTGATGGCTGTTCTGGCTCCCTTGCGATTTCAAACTGCGACTCAGTCTTAGGTTGCGGCTCCGGCTCCGGCTCCGGTACAGGACGTTGCTCTTGCTGCATCTCCGTAGTGGGTTCCTGAGAGGTAACTGGCATTGGAGGCTTGGCCGAGATCCGCATAAACTGCGCGACATGGAATGTGGCTTGGGTAGGATATGACTCCCCGGCAGAATAATTGATGAAACGAGGGGGATCTAAGACATTGTCAGAAATATTTTTCGGGGATATTGGGAGAACATACCAGGAATCATATCACCAGTACCCCATCCTTTGGCAAAGTTGACGATGTCGTTGACTGGCTCAAACTGCTCAAGCTTTTCTCTAATTCGCTCACATGACTAAATTGTCATAAGCGAAATCCGCATTAGCGACATCAAACTCACACTATCGTCTTCGACGCACACCTGCGACACAGCATTGGCGTAGACCCACATAAGGTCTTTTGTGACCACCATCCTGTCTTCTTCGAGGTCTTGTACATGCTAGCTTCCCATCAGCCTCATTGTCAATGACAAAACATCAACTTACATCACAGAAattcttccattcttgcTCCCACTTCTGATGAGTCACCTCCAGTACCTTTACAAACTGTCTAAAGTCGTTCTCATTCGACCCAATAGTTTGTCTGACACGGTCTAACTTAGTATGCAACTTCTCCAATTCCTTGCCTTGaatgagagaagattgggcGGTGTAGGAGTTGAGCTTGAGACAGTCTTGCTCGTATCGATCTCGGGCCTGCAAACCAATTAATCCTCATAGAGCACGATCTCTTAAAATGTATTAGCTCACTTTTTGTACGTGACCTTCTTGCAGCCCCTTATTCTTATGCGCTTTCTCCACAGCCGCCTGTaaacccttcttcaagttcgACATCCGCATGCCCAGCTCTGCCGAGGGATTCTCCACAGTCTGGCGTATTTCATTGCTCAATGATGAATGGTAGGATGCTTGCTGAGCTGTTTCCGAGAGCAAATGTTGAAGAGAATCCGCCAGATCACCGATTTCATCTTTACCCAGGGAGGACCGGGAGAGCTTGTTAAGCTTCTTCGCGTACTCGTCCTCAATAGCGGCGCTATGAGCAGACTCTCAGTTGCTGATCCTGAAAAATACCATTCGTACTCACCGTTCCTTCCAGAATGTCCTCAACTCCTCAACCGTCCGCCCAGCCCCTCTCAGTCTCGCCATAATAACATCGAATCCTCTATCCCCTGGTCCCCAAAACGCATTGCAGTAATTCAGTTTCGGATCTTGCAGTTCTTTTTCAGCTATTTGATTTCCATTGAGACCGCCGTTCGGCCCATTGTATAGCTTGTAGAGTGATGTCGAGGATTGCGAGCGCAGTGGCTCGATAGATTGCGCCATTGCGGCTGTATCGAATGGATCTAGGTTTTAAAATGGGCTTGAATTAGAAGTTGTTCGTTATATGTCGTTATAAATGGTCGAGAGTGTATCTTATACCCGGCTCAGGTACCAGCCAAGATGCCAGAtggaatgatgatgtgaaTGTAGTGGCTGGACACCAGTCAGGTCGTGTTCTTCGTGTCATGTTTGTTATCATCGCCTTATATTTAATCCCTTACGTAATCATGAGAAGAGGTGCGATCGGGACACAGAGGGGAAATAGGCAAAAATGCAAAAAGTAAACGAAGCGCCCCCCCCTTTTTTCCCTGGGGGCCCTCCGACCGTTCTTCCGTCGCTCGGCATTCATTGAATGAacatgaaaaagaagcgtTTGCGTCTTCAGTTATCAAGTAACGATAGACAAACGGGCTTAGAGATCCCTGGATGACccaaaagacaaaaaggCCAAAAGGAAACTGCATCTGGGATTCTGAAAATATGTTCTGGCATacacatcatcattacATGAAgacttctcttcttgttgctcaCGCAGCTCCTTACTCATCTGTCTGTTTGCTGCAGTGAATTGTTGATTGCTCTCGGCTGCTCTTCAAACCCACCCAAGAGAGGGAGCTATCTTGATATCATTTCATGATCAAGTGGGAGCCACAGTTGCATGTTGCCCATCAGCTGACTATTGACCGTCTACTCACGGTTAACTGACAAGTATTCTGTCACATGAATAGAGATCGGAAATGATTTATTCTACAGCCACTGCACAAATGATCAACGAAGTGCGAAGGCTTTCGAAAGTTGTTACGGAAGGTTCATCCTAAGTTAAGGATTACTGGCACATTTAATGGCTGGCTGCGCTCACAAAGTTGGCGATTTGTGAACAGCTGAATTCAAGCTATTCATAGGAACATGATGGAATGCATGTGACTCGGTGGATTTACGATCTTTCTTTCTTACTGCCCAGATTGTCCACTTCGACAGGGGCTTAACATCGAAGTTCACTGGTATTTCTTGATGCAAGATATTTTCTATTCATCTATTTTACTCCATCATTGAGCCTTCTTGGTAAGCTTGTCCAAAATGaccttctccatcgccctcaTTACGTCAGGCTTGGTCCATAAGCTCGTTATTATATACACCACGTTACCCAGGGGACGAGAATGGatttggaaaggagagaaaggaacGATGTCCTCTGCCGCGGCATGAGATGACGAAGGAGTAACAACGACTTGACGGAGTGTGGTAAGGAAGTCGAGAGCAGCGTGGGAAGAGTAATCTGCGACGATTTGTCAGACGATAGAACATTCAAGAGATAGAGCTAACTCACCGCTCTCATCGTCTTGCAACTCGATAGCAAACACAGTCCCCATAGCCATTGAACCCTTAACACCTTCAACCCGACTGATATCCTCAACGAATTCCTTTTTCCAGaaactccatcttccttcagcACCTTTCTCAACTCCCCACATGTCCTTTTCGCCTTGCCATCCACCCTTGGCTTCATAGTCTGTCGTAAGCTTCATCGCCTCAAGCGCCACGGCACATCCGATTGGGTTGGCAGTGTATGAATGACCATGTAAAAGAGCGTCGACTTTCTTAGGTGAGAGGAAGGCTGAGAATATGGATGGAGAAGCGAGGGTGGTAGACATAGGAAGAAGACCACCTGTAAGTATTTTGGCGTAAGCGGAGATATCAGGGGTGTGGCCAAGAACCGTAGCGGCAGAGTTGTAGCCGAATCGGTGCAAACCGGAGAACACTATTGATCTGATAAGTTGAACAGTATGGTTCTGTGGCGTTGGCTACTCACCTTCGTCATACAAGACAGGAAGACCCTGCCATTCCGCGCCTGACCTGGTCTTCAGTCCCTCCAGCTCTTGCTCAAACGACCCGCCCTCCCATTTCTCTCCAGCGAACAAGTCCCCGCTCGCTCTGACGACTTCAATCATGCAAGACTGGAACAAAGGGTCGACGAACACCATACCTCCCGCTCCAAGACATGTTGGCTCCATGACGAGTGCACCAAACTTCTTGCCCTCCCTGACCAATCGTTCGAGAGTTGATCGGATGTGGGCACGATAATATGTGGCtaatggagaaggggagCGGGAAGAGATGTCGTATACGTctttgaaggaggagaacTCAAGTGCCCAACCATCTCGAGTTGATTTGCTGGAGGAGGCGAtagaagagggaagaagcgacCATGAGTCAGGCCCCGTAGTGAGGACAGTAGGAGCACCGTTGACGAATTGGACCACAGGAGGCGAGAACCAGTGCCCTCTGCCCTTGTACCAGTCTACAGCTTTGTTAAAGGTAGAAGCTTGTGTAGCATCCATAGACCCAATCTTAAATTTCCATCAGCATACATTCCAACGCTAAACCTGGGCGGGACTCACAGTATCACCATGGTAACTTCCCCTTAGTCCAATGACTCCGACATCACCACCCATCTCCCCATCCCAGCCGTATCGCCTACCTGCCGCCCTCAGcgccatcttcaaaccGACTTCCATAGCTGTACTTCCGTTGTCCGAGTAAAACACACGTGAAGCCCAGCCCTCGCCGACGGTGGAGATGAGCTTTTCGGCTAAAGAGAGAGCAGGAGCGTTGGTGCCACTGGGGAAAAGAACATGGCCATAACGACCGGCAGCGGAAGCAGCGGCGAGAGTGAGGTGCTCGTTGGCATGGCCATGTGATTGCCTGAGGGCGACCGTAAGATATATAAACACAACATGACAACAATAAGGACATACGTAAACCAACTGGCAGAGCCGTCAAAGTAAGACTTTAATAAGCTCTCATTCGTGGACGAAGGAGCAGATTGGGGTTTAGCATAATAAGAGTCAAAGTTATCACCGAAGGCCGAGTCCACAACCAtgacatcttcctttttgttGATCTAAAATTCTCAGTGAGCTAGTACCACGGCTTATCTGAGATATACTTACTAGCTGATGTTGAGTAAATGGCCACCAGACGCTATCAAGAGTCCTTTGGGGCATTTCTCCCAGCTCCTCTATCCTCCTCTTATGCCCTTCCTCAAGCCATCTAGCTGCAGCACccacacctccaccttgcTCGCCTTCAAAGCTCTTTTCTACTTCCTTGTACCATTGTTCCAACCTCAcaccgtcttcttcaaccgTACCATACTTCTCTGGTGGAGGCTTGATTGTCCAGTAACCGATGCCGCGGTCTCTGAAGTACTCTTCAAGGAAGGTGTGGTTGCGGTAATAAGAATCGTGCAAGCATAAGACGGCCGAAAGGGAGTAACCTCTGAGAAGTAAAGACTCGTAAGCCGAAACGGTAGTTGAGATACCTCCCAGATGTGGTGAAGCAACAAGAACGGAAGGAAGCCTGAGGGATCGAAGAAAAGTGGATTGGGTGTGCGGAAGGTGGAGGGCTGGAGAATGAACGCCGCCTGCAGTCTCTACGAAGAGGCAGCCATCCTGACCGTCAAGTTGTTGAAGACACTTATTGGCATGGGCCTCAATACCTCTGACAAGTTCTTCGTTTGTTTTTGGGAAAGGCTACATCTGGTCAGACATATCCGACAAGTTAGGGATGAGACTCACAAGGTCGGGGGCCAACTGGGCAGCGAGATGTGGAGACATGGGCTCTCGGTATTGATACAAGTTATGTGTCGAAATGTATGAGCTGTAGGGCTTAGTGTTTCGCTGTACGTAGCTGGAATTATTAGCaccatcagcatcatctACTGTTAAAATGTATATTCATACTCACCTAGTATCTGACTCTGAGTCAGGGCCAGTACTGACGGGCTTTAAATAAAATACCCTTTTGCGCGCCTCTTCAGATTTCGACACATATCGAGATGCAGACGCCCGGAGCAGAGCAGTTGTGAGCAAGGTTTTTCCGACTTCAGTATTAGCTGATTCAACATTTAGCTTACACCGTATATCGGTAGCACTTTTGCTCACCTCCGAACACCTGGTGGACTCGAAAGTGGGGAAATAAGAGGGGCATCGTATCGAGTCGATCAGCGGAGAAGCTCGATCACCGATTAGCGTTGTCTAGTGCTTCCTGGAGGTATAAGAGAAGGATAATTGTACTCCTGCTTTTACCAACAGTTATAGGAATATAGACACGCTGTGCACTTTTTTCTGTTCCTTCAAGCGGGGTTAAGTAAACGTATAACCCCAAGAAAAACAAACGAGCCGACGGATGGTCGACGGATGACCGGCCGATTAATTACCGGCCGTCGCCGTAGTGTGAGGTTTTCCCGCTTGTTGACACTTCCTATACGGACGGTCGGTCGGTCGACCGACGGATAACTTCGTCGTTTTGGTCCAAGTCTGATCATACAACGACAAGAATAATAATTGTGCAAAGCGGGAAGGTAATCTCATTTTCTTTATAAATTTCCATCATTACATGCTATCTTGTGCTATAAGCTGTCGAGTGAGATTCAAAAAGCCCCAGAAGGCTTCAAAGGCTAAGAACGACTTGCGTGGCACCCACGCAAAAGCCCAACCGGAGCCTTTCATTATTGTTTCCTGTTCAGACTGACCGGCGCCTACGCTATCGTAAACCCACCAGTCACAGAGTTGGAGGAACAAATGCCTACCCCACTTTCGATCTGCTCCATGACATTCTAAAGAAAATCACCCGATTATCTCATAAAAGAAATCCTTGGCTCAGAGTTTGTAAGGAAGGTGAGCATCATCATGGTACTTATACATATCATAGGGACCTGCTTCACACCCCTTGTTGTTAATAATCATCGTCTAGCTTGTCAATCCATGAGGTAATATTGTCCATACAAACAAGTAATGCACATCTAGCAATATCTGCAGCTTTGCTTAGACCACGAAGAATCACTTAACGAAACATGCTTTGCACCCTTCTGCTAACCTCATCCGGTGAGCTCCTCACATCTGGTTAATATTAGCCTAGCCCACCATGTGTTATAGATTCAAAAGATAGTGTACTCACACTTCTCCGCCCCTTTACTCTGGCACCTTGCCGCAAATGCCTCATATCCCTTCCTCACCAaaccctccacctctttaCCCACCGAATCCCTCATCTCTGGATCTTGTCTGTTGAGTGGATACCTCATTACCACACCTTCAAGCTCGCCGAGTCTCTCGAAGAAGGCAGTAGAAGATTCTTTTAGGTTATGTCGTTCTGAAGTAGGCAGCTGGGGGACGGCGAATCGTTGAGAGTGAGAGTGGGATGCCGatatgagaagagaagtgaGTGATTGGAATTCGGAAACGAATTGGCTACaccagaagaaaaggatcaATATACCATGTGATACTGGAAATGACAAGAGGCTTACGTTCGGGCATCTCGCACTGCCTTGTTTAGCAAGGCTTCTGCACCTGGACCCGTGATATCCGAATTTGACCGGATAATTAACATGTTACGAATATGTGAGGCTTTGAGACAGATCAGTCATTTTGTTCTTCCATGCATCATATGACTTACCATTGTTGAGCAAAAAAGCCTGCCCTATAGGTCGTTTCATtccctttgcctttgcaTGCAAGTGATTCAACAATGTACCCAGCACATCCGCCACGAAAAACTTTACGATCCCACCCTCCTCATCGGCACTTCTCACACTACTCGGCAACTCATTCAATCCCATTAACCAGCTTCTCTCGGATTTACTTTTTCCCAACAAGCCCTCCACGACTTTCTCATATTCCATCAAGCTCTCAAGATAGGAGATTGTAGAGTACGTGACATCGCTAATTGCTGAAGTCGGCGGTCCTTCCGTCTTCGCGGAACGTACGTCAGCGAGCTTCTCGGGGAATGAACGGAGCGAGAGAGATCGGAGCGTGTTGACCGGTTGGTCAAGGGCGGTGACGAGTTCAGTGGTGGCAGGTGACTGGGGTGTACCGAGACGTGCAAGGCAGGAAGACATGATGTGATCCCATTGCGGTAATAAACGGGAGACAGAGGCGTAAAGGTCAAGGGCAGTAAACGTATGCCTGGAGAGATATTTCTTCAGAGTAGATAACGTGGGAGAGAGAGCCTTATTGGCGAGAGTTAGGGGAGATGCTAGGGTCTGAGTGAGGATCGATTGAGGTGGGTGATTGGGAAAAAGGGCCTCAGCAAGAATTGTTTCCCCCTGTTATTTGTCAGCTTGGGCAGTTGCTTATAAGATTAAGCATACTTCGGCAGCGTGCATGATAGCCTCCCAGGTATTCATTATATTCCCaactttccctctcccacccTGACTTTCCCAAATGCCTCCTTCATCGGCTGCTTCAACTTTGATCAACAGCGCATTCATGCTTCTACACATCCAGTCTCCCCTTAATGTCGCAAATTGGGAAATGGCATCTTCAAATATGGGCTGGATGATACTCAGAGTCTTCGGAGTAGGGTTTGCAGGATTTAAATAGATTGTCATCTTTGTAGTCAAAGGTAGAAGGGTATTGAGAGGTGGGAAAAGATTAGAAGGAGTGGGAGGACCGTTGTTGAGGAGAGTATCGACATTAAATGTTTCTCCCATACCTTCTTTCGAAAGTTTCAAGAAAAGCTGTGTCATCGACCTAAAACCAGTTTCCACCAAATGGGTCTGTCATTCCTGTCAGGTTATCTTTGGGCTTCGCAAATAAATTACACTGACAAGATCTTTTACACCTGCTTCCCTTGCTCCACCTCTACCCTCCATCAGGCCTTTATACATCATCTCTAAATCGTCAATGACTTTATCCAGTGCACTAAAGAATTCCCCCAAAGCCATGATATCAGGTCCTCTTGCCAGGAGCACGACGTCATCTGTAGGGGTGGTGGAGTGTGAAGGAGGtttggaagatgtagaTGTGGTCATATGTGACGGTATGGTAGAAGCGGGTTCCACAGAATAGCCTATGGTGGCACTGGATGTGGTGGCTTGTCTGCTAATGGCCGGACGAGAATCTGGAATCGAAGCGACAGGTTTGCCTGACAAGTAGCTGAGTAGGGCATCTATATCTGCAGCCAGAAGAGTAAGATTCAGAGGTTTGTTGCGAAAATTTAAACATACTAGCATCTTTCCTTGTCAGTGGCTGAATCCCAAGCGGAACAATGGCCTTGTCAAGTCTGTATAACCTGTTGTCAAGTTGGCCAAGTATATCTATTTGAAGTTAGATAATAATCAAGCCTTAACATTACCTCCTTACTTGTCATACGTTGACCAAGCTGGTTTGTTTTAAGGAGATGCTGGTCCTGGGACGATTCTGATCAGTCATAATCCATGTCGCGTTGTCGAACATACGTACGAGCAAAGCGAGGTCTGTTTCTTCGTCCATAAGTTTACTGGTTATGACGGTAGTTGCGCCTTGTATGGAGTGAAGGATAGTCGGAGAGCTCTTTAATAGACTCCTGGAGCTGTTTATTCTGCGATGTGCGATGGAGAAGTAAGGATGTTGTTTCGAGATAGTTGCTCTTGTTGTCGTTGTCGTTGACCTGAAGCGGCTACCGAAACAGTCAGCAAATATAATGCCATGCGGTATTTAGATATAACAACTGCACACCTTTTCACCTTGTTGGTATCTCTTCCGCAGCGTGAGTGTATATAGAGTATAGATGTCGATGACcgagaagatgggagagccgtcgatgatgataacaGAAGATCAGGAGCGGCTACGTCCGCAAAAGTCCTCTTGTACCCAAGACCAGAGTCATTGTtattcttcatcgtcatcgaTCGCGACTTCAACCTACATACATCTACATCGAACGCTGTATTCGCAACAGTTGCCATATCAGACCCACAATGGCCGCCATACAGCCGCCAACAGCGACGTAAGTATCTCGAGAACCTTCAAAGCACCCACAATCCTCCCCACAGCCGACACGCATGCTCACCACCTGCACTCTCTCCAGTTGGGACACGATACAGGATGTATTCTATCGCAAGGACGAGATATACACCTTGGAGTGGAAGATATCAGATCTTTCAGATTACATAGTTACCTCAGCTCGAAACGGTGGTCCTATTGGTGAGCCTTTTGTCAACCTGTTTGTCATTTTTGCTGATCACTAAATCAATAGCCATGATTAGAGATGAGCGGAAAATCATGCTCCTAGGAAAACATCCACCGGGAAAGCCCAAAATCTACGTCTACACCTCCTCAGGAATCCTGTTGAATACTTTCACATGGGATCTTACTCCACCTATTTTACTTCACTTCACCTCTCAGAACCTCATTGTGCTTTCGGATGAAGGCTTATACCGTGTTTATGACTTGTCGAGCTCAGGCGAGTATAAGCAGCATACATTGGGGAGCGAAGTTGCAGAAATGGGATTAGTAGACGGTCAGGCGTGGGAAGATGGTATGATTGTTTTGACTGGGGGTCTGGAGTACCTTCAAGTCAACGGCTGGTCAGGCGGTCGGGCTATCCGTTTATCTCCCAGTGGTACGTAAGGAGAAGCTCTGGTTGCATATTTGTTAACAAAACTGTCACAGGCTTAAGTGAATTACCAACGTCTTGGTCTCTTCTATCACCAGACAAATCTCCAACAGGTCATGCCCAAGTGCTcttctcgtcgtcttctACATTGATAACCCTCGACGCACTTGAACGTATCGACCAGCGTGTCTCTCGCGGTCCATTCTCACACATCCGGGTATCACCCAACGGTCGATTTCTTGCTCTTATCACCGTATTCGGATCATTGTGGGTCGTGTCGTCCGACTTTAGCCGCAACTTGTCGGAAGTCGATATCGGCGAGTTGAGCGACAATGCTGGGTTACCTGAAAAGGTGGAATGGTGTGGTGATAACGCGGTAGTCCTTGGGTGGGGTGGGAAAGTGATCGTTGTCGGCCCTGCAGGTGATTCTCTCAAGTACGTAAATGTATTCTATGGTTAAGCGGCCACCGGTGCTCACGAAAAGGTGAAGGTACAACTACTCGCCATCGGTTCACCTGGGTGGGGAGCTCGATGGACTTAGAGTAATCTCGTCAACGTCTTGCGACTTTATTCAAAAAGTACCTGGTCAGTACCTTCTCCCACTTATTTAATTCCAAAGCTTATCAACCTCTTATAgactcttccctctctgtGTTTAGACCCGGCTCAACCCATCCTGCCTCTATCCTCTACGACGCCTTCGATCATTTTGAGCGCAAATCGCCAAAGGCCGATGAAAGTATACGCAGCATAAGGCCGGAGCTGGCAGATGCTGTTGATACCTGTATTCAAGCGGCCGGGAGGGAGATTGAGGTCATTTGGCAGAGGAAGTTGTTGAAGGTGGGTCTCTTACCTTTTGAACGGTATTAAAAGTCATGAAAATTGCAGGCTGCCCAATTTGGACAAGCATTCATGGATCTGTATAATCCTAGCGAGTTTGTGGAGATGGCGCAAACGTTGAAGGTCTTGAATGCAGTCAGGTATTTCGAAGTGGGCATCCCTATCACTTACGATCAGTGAGTTCCCCGACCTGTTTTATGAAGAAAACTCCCTAAATCGTGCGCAAAGGTATATaacatcatctccctcgTACCT includes:
- a CDS encoding dethiobiotin synthase, producing MPLLFPHFRVHQVFGANTEVGKTLLTTALLRASASRYVSKSEEARKRVFYLKPVSTGPDSESDTSYVQRNTKPYSSYISTHNLYQYREPMSPHLAAQLAPDLPFPKTNEELVRGIEAHANKCLQQLDGQDGCLFVETAGGVHSPALHLPHTQSTFLRSLRLPSVLVASPHLGGISTTVSAYESLLLRGYSLSAVLCLHDSYYRNHTFLEEYFRDRGIGYWTIKPPPEKYGTVEEDGVRLEQWYKEVEKSFEGEQGGGVGAAARWLEEGHKRRIEELGEMPQRTLDSVWWPFTQHQLINKKEDVMVVDSAFGDNFDSYYAKPQSAPSSTNESLLKSYFDGSASWFTQSHGHANEHLTLAAASAAGRYGHVLFPSGTNAPALSLAEKLISTVGEGWASRVFYSDNGSTAMEVGLKMALRAAGRRYGWDGEMGGDVGVIGLRGSYHGDTIGSMDATQASTFNKAVDWYKGRGHWFSPPVVQFVNGAPTVLTTGPDSWSLLPSSIASSSKSTRDGWALEFSSFKDVYDISSRSPSPLATYYRAHIRSTLERLVREGKKFGALVMEPTCLGAGGMVFVDPLFQSCMIEVVRASGDLFAGEKWEGGSFEQELEGLKTRSGAEWQGLPVLYDEVFSGLHRFGYNSAATVLGHTPDISAYAKILTGGLLPMSTTLASPSIFSAFLSPKKVDALLHGHSYTANPIGCAVALEAMKLTTDYEAKGGWQGEKDMWGVEKGAEGRWSFWKKEFVEDISRVEGVKGSMAMGTVFAIELQDDESDYSSHAALDFLTTLRQVVVTPSSSHAAAEDIVPFSPFQIHSRPLGNVVYIITSLWTKPDVMRAMEKVILDKLTKKAQ